The genomic stretch TCTTCCTCCCACACCCCCTCCTTCCACTGCCAACCAGCTTCAGTGTGGGATCACTGCTCTGATCCCCTTTTTCCATCTGCTCCTTCACCAGCTCCGTCTGCACCAGTCCTGGCCACAGGGACACATAGCTGACCCCGTGGCGTCGCAGCTCATGAGCACAGTCAGCAGCCAGCCTGTCACACTGAGAAGAGATGAGGGTGGTGAGAGTCAGGGTACCGGGTCATGTCaccttcctcccctgccctccctcctcccaaGGGGCATATCCCAAGTCCCTGTCCTTCCCAGGAGCCCTGCCATCTCAGCTGCCTGCTCCCCCTGGAGCTGCCTACACTGTCAACTGAAGGGAGCTCCAGCCAAGGAGCTGTTTTGATTGAGCAGGACAGAGTGGGGTCCAGCCAGTACCCCCATTCTGAGTACTGGGGACAGTACTTTCTGAACTCCAAGGTATTACCACTGCCCTATCCCTCCTCCCTGACCCCCCTGCCACTGCATTCTCACCGCGGCTTTGCCCACGCCATAGGGGACACTGAACAAATACTGCAGGCCACCCAAAGATGAGATGACTACGATGAGTCCCCGGCCAGCTGGGACCATCATCCGTGCCCCATACACCGAGCACAAGTAGTGGCCTCTGGAAGGTGGACAGAGAAGGCATAATGTAAGTACAGGCCTgaggccacagcacacagcagcatCCATTGCCCCCTACTGACTGCACTTAGGTGGACCTCTCTGGGGAGGCAGCATACAGACAGGGTGAGGGGAGGGTGCTGGGGTTGCAAACAGAGGGATAGAATTTCTGAGGTCACATGCTTATGGGAAAATGGGTAATATGAAGCATCCACTTTTCCACTTGTGTGAGAATGCAGTCTatagaggacagagagagagaaaaaaaaagagtctgaaaCAATGGCAGTTACATTGTAACATggtttggacaataagatgctggactctaggtttggtatatgcttgcaatgagggaatctcaactaaacttgaactgtggttatgcaacaaggtagaggaatccaccatggggggagggtttggggaggggacgggagaatcccagtatctatgaaactatgtcacataatacaatgcaattaataaaaaaaaattaaaaaaattaaaaaaatacattgtaacATGGTTTAAgggtgaaacattttaaaaatggataagGTTGACAAAGAAAGACAATGGGAAACCAATTACTTCAACATGGGCATGTGTAACTCGCAAGTTCTATGTAAATTAACCCATTGATTTAGTCCATTGGGCTTATAGCCCAGTaagactttttcttttaataatagaTGTTTGGGCCAGGCgttgtggcccagcggctaaagtcctcgccttgaatgcaccgggatctcatatgggcgccggttgtaatcccggcagctccacttcccatccagctccctgcttgtggcctgggaaagcagttgaggacggcccaatgaattgggacactgcacccgtgtgggagacctggaagaggttccaggttcccagcttcggatcggcgcgcatcggcccgttgcggctcatttggggagtgaatcattggacggaagatcttcctctctgtctctcctcctctgtgtagttttttttaaaaagatttatttttattacaaagtcggatatacaagtGAGCcgcatatgagatcccggtgcattcaaggcgaggactttagccgctgggccactgcgccgggccctaatcAGTCAGACTTTTTAGAGGAACTGACAACACTAAACTCAACAAGCAAAATAAACTGACAAAGTCAGCCAGGAAAATTGTACAAGAATAAAAACACCTTGTGGGTGAGTGGgattttctccctccccatccttCTCTCCCACACTACCCTGCACAGGGAGGGTCTCTAGCCTAGTGGgcaggacacccacattccacattcCACATCTGGGTGCCTGGGgtcagtcccagctccttccccaGATTCCAGCCACCTGacaacgtgcaccctgggaggcagcagcagtggctcaGGAGagtgggcttctgccacccacactggagtgtGGAACTGAACTATAACTGCACGAGGACACCCAGCCCGAGGTCGAGCAGAGCAAGGAAGGCAAGAGGAGGAACCAGTGCCTTGTCAGGACAATGGAGAACTCATCAGGGCTCAGGGGCTGGGGCTCTGTCTGGAACCCCATCTCAGCATCATAACCCTGGCCCGCCAGCATGAGGGTGTTAAAGCAGCCACTCCAGGTGACTGTAGTGCAGTGAGGGAAGCTGCTGCCcagagtgctggcatcccataggagtgccagctCAAGCCCAGCTACCCTGCTacccagccagctccttgctgatgcacctgtgaatgaagcagcagaggacccaagGGCCTGAGTCTCTGCTCTCCAAGTGGGAAACTCACATGgtgttctaggctcctagctttggcctggcccagtgttgggtggtgcagacatttggggagtgaaccagcagatggaagagcatgctctcttgctctccctgtctaggtgtttgtgtgtttgtgtgtgtctctctctcccactcagcctttcaaataactacttAATTGTATTGTAAAGAGGGCTGAGGCCTCCCTGAAGGGCTGTGGTTGCGGGTCCTGGTGAGTTGTCAGCTTTTGGCTTCTCCTTACTTGCCTCTGCGCTGACTGTGCCCCTCTGACCTCTCTGTTGGCCCCCCTTCTGACACCACTTCTGCATTCTTACCCTCATTGGGCTTATCACTGGGGTGAAAACTGAGCAGTGTTTGTGTGGGCGCCACAGTCACGGGTCTGCAGACAGTCTCCTGTTGGCTTTCCCAGGTGACCCTCACATACATCTGGCATAGGTTCATAGTAGAGAGGGCACCACTGTTCCATGGTGACCCACAGAGATAGAAGTGTCACATCGCTAGGATCGATTCTACATGCCATATTTTTCTCAGTCCCATGCCAGGTGTACCTATGACACTGTTGGCTTCGTGCCCTTAATACCCTGTCCTGATGGGGCGTGGAGTGAGCAAGCATGGCTGGTACTGATCTTATTGATCTGATCTTGGTTTATAAACAACTCACCCTCTAACTGCTGTGAAAGTACAGACAACAAGCGGTGTGTGGACAGGCTGACGGGGTTGGGTGTTTGCGGGTGAGGTTAGGCtgcctttcaggtctcccattgggACTGGCAGAGTGTCAGACGGCAGGAAAATACAGAGGGAAACACAGCAGTACTTGCCATTCTCAGAATTCATCATTCTCAGGCAGAGCCTTATCTGAATGGCAATTGTGAAGACACAAGATATGTCAGGATAgaacagaaaggagaggaaagcaTTGGTGATGGAAGCCCAAAGGAAGAGCTTGATCCCTTGGGACAGCTAAAGGAGAATAAGTGCATGGATTACCCACCTGAGTCCAACATTGTTGATGTCATCCCAGATGGTGGCAGGACATTCCCAGAATGCTTTATTCCTGGAATTCAAGATGGGCTACAAGGCATAGGGAGGGTAATCAACTAGAtgaatctgaaggcaggaaggtatgaggaggaaggcagacaggcaggaaGTGGGGGGGCATAATGAATCTGAGGACCAGGACTCTGGGTGAGAGGAGAGGGTTGGAATGTGGGGTTGGGATCAAAGTTCAAAGGCACCTGAACCCCAGCATAGGCGTTGTTGACCAGCACATCCAGACGCCCATGCTGTTCCCGATTCACTTGCTCAAACAGGCTCCGCACTTCACTCTCCTGGCTGGAATCACACACCACAGGCACACAGCGGCCACCTCGGGCTTGAGCCTGCAGGGGGACAGGACAGGAGCTCAGAGTCCTCCTGCAGGGCTCCCAACCCAGGGGGCAGCCCAGGGATGCAAGGCAGCCAACCCATGAGGACACACAGCGTTCCGTACTGCCCTCTGGTGCCTGCTTAGGAAGCTTCACAGGTTGACAGGGTAGACTGAGAGTTTTTAAGTACAAAATGTCAAGTTTCCTAATATTACTACtactgataataataaaagagcaAGATTACTTGTGCCCCACCGGCCTGTAGCAAGAGACTCATTTTCATATGTAcaggggaaagaaaaacaaactttggGGCCAGCAGGATGGTGtagctggctaattctccacctgcagcatcacatataagcaccagttcatatcccagagactccacttcccatccagctccctgcttacagtctgggaagtcagtgtggatggcccaaagccttgggactctgtactcatgtgggtgacttgggagaagctcctggttattGGCTTTGAACCAGACAAGCTCTGAATGTTGGTCATTTGGGTGAATGAGTCAGCTGTTGCAAGACActctatctctcctactctctattTCTGATTTTAAGTAAAACAAGGGAATTGTTTTCAAAAGAcaataaaaggtaaaaatatagaaaatggcTCTTAGCCACCATTCTCCTCTCTAACAAGTGGTCAAAATTGATACCAAATGTCAATGGTGTGTGTCACCTTGCTCTCTGTGAGCTGGGATAAGTGGCAATGAAGCCCGGAGCCTGCTCCTGAGAACCCAGTCGCTCTCCATGTCCTGGTCCTGGGTCCTCTCCTTAGCTCTGCTCTCCTGGAACCCCTCCTCAAGCCCAGCCCTCTTATGCTTGTTCACACAGTCATGGGACACTCCAAGATCCCAGGCTGGGACCACTTGCACTGCCCAGGCACCCTTGCTCTCTGTGCACCAACCTCCCACTGCATAGCAACAGGACCTTATCCAGAACAATGCTCCTACTCCCAGGTCTACCTGCTGGCTCCTTCCCTCTGACTCCCTCGCCTGAGCCACTGCAGTGTCTCCCAGTGGTCACCTGGCCCCCCAGAGCTCTCTGCCTTAAACAAACTCTTCCTGTCTGGTCAGTCACCAGGAACCATCAGAAACACAAACCTGAGTGTGACCTTCCAACCGAACCAGCATCTCAGAGAGTAAACCCAAGTTTTCCTGCAGGGTCTCCTGAGACCCTCGTTTCCATTCCAGCCCCTCACCCACCACACATCCCTCACCTGCCTCAGGTGGCAACATGAACACCTTTCACCTTCGTCCCTCTGCTTGTCCAGCCTGCGCTCTCCAGTGTTTTCACTGCTTCTCCTCACCTAACTTCTGCCTTCAAGACTCAGGGCAAGAACCACTTCTTCTAGGACACCTTGCTCAACtactgcccctgtcccctgcatgTGCCACCCCTTACCCATGCCACTCTGCACACACATCCTCGTCACATTCCCCTTTGTCAGCCTGGTTTACATCTGACCTCCTGCTGAAATGACTTTGCTAGTTTTCAGAGCCCAGTGCTTTGCCCAAGTCAAGTCATCCAAGGTTCACCCCGCTAAACCCAGTAGGTCAGTGAAAAGtacatgggaaaatggaatttaaagatgctTAATTTGACTTTGCAAAACCTTCTGAAAACCATGAATAGGAGAGTCTTCCAAAATGTTAAAGTAAGCATTATCCCAAAAACCTACTCAGGGATTACacttatttttgcatttctttctttttttaagatttatttatttttattgcaaagtcagatatagtcagaggaggagagacagagaggaagatcctccattttgattcactgcccaagcagctgcaatggccggagctgagcttatccgaagccaggagctcttcctgtctcccatgcgggtgcagggtcccaggctttgtgccattctcaactactttcccaggccacaagtaggaaggtggatgggaatcagggctgctgggattaaaatcggtgcccatatgggatccgggtgcttTCAAAGCGTGGACTCTAGCATCGAGGCCACATTGATGGGcaattttattgtttgtttttatcaacACAAGaccatcttttaattccactttgcaTGAGGTTTGGACCGCCCTTGTTTTCCTGGGGCTCCTGCATCTCACCCTGGTGAGGACTTGGTGGCAGCTAAAGACTGACAAGTGGGTCCCACACTCACCTCCTCTGCAGTGGCTTGAAGAGTGTCCAGGTGGCGGCCAGTGATGTAAACAGTGGCCCCTGCCTGACAGAGCTGCAGGGCAATGCCACGGCCAATACCTCTGGAGGCCCCAGTCACCACACACACTTGACCCTTCATGGGAGGCGCCATGGTTCACTGGCCGAGGGGAGAACCTGAGGGAGCAGAGAAGTGCCCTGAGGGAAGGAGGCAAGGCATGTTTGCAGGGGAATACCACTGTGGGAACAGGAAAGTTCCAGAAGCAACAAGTGACTCTGATGTGGGTCAAGGGTGACTGTGGCTGCTCTAGAGAAGCAAAGAGCATAGAAGGAAGACCTACCGCGACCCAAGGGCCAACAGGTTAGGATTGTGGTGTACTGGACCCTCAGGGTGCGTCC from Ochotona princeps isolate mOchPri1 chromosome 6, mOchPri1.hap1, whole genome shotgun sequence encodes the following:
- the DHRS1 gene encoding dehydrogenase/reductase SDR family member 1; this translates as MAPPMKGQVCVVTGASRGIGRGIALQLCQAGATVYITGRHLDTLQATAEEAQARGGRCVPVVCDSSQESEVRSLFEQVNREQHGRLDVLVNNAYAGVQPILNSRNKAFWECPATIWDDINNVGLRGHYLCSVYGARMMVPAGRGLIVVISSLGGLQYLFSVPYGVGKAACDRLAADCAHELRRHGVSYVSLWPGLVQTELVKEQMEKGDQSSDPTLKLLKSQFSSAESTEVSGKCVVALATDPNILSLSGKVLPSCDLARRYGLRDVDGRPIYDYLSVSSALLQASPLSWLASYLPGFLRMPKWLITLYSSKF